The sequence CTCCGAACTTCATCCAACCGGCGTGGACTTTTTCCAGCTTCCTGGGAGCCAACAAGGCAAATAAAATGAAGCATAAGGCGATGAAAGCCAGCGGCCCTGCCACTTTCGGCATTTCTTTATAAGCAAAAACCAGAGTGAACAGGGACAGCATTCCGCCCATTATAAAGCCAAACGACCGGAGCATTTTGGTTGGTACTTGCGGTAGGTTCATGAGCTCGTTTTAGAAAGTAAAGGGTTAGCAATTGCCAAAGCCTGATAATATCAATTTTTAGCAACCCACTTAAAAAATAGTTTAACTCATTTCAAGAAAGACCTGAAGGCGTTACCACCAGATTCAACCGTTTCCTTAAGACCAGCGATTAAAGTCACTTAGATTCATAGAGTTGACTCTCCAGTTTTTGATCCAGATGCAAAGGAGCGCCGTCATAGATCACTCGACCGGCTTTTAAAGCCAATACCCGGCTGCCGAATTCCCTGGCGAGTTCGGGCAAGTGTAAATTGCACAAAATGGTCACGCCCTTCTTCTGATTGATATCCCGTAAAATATTCATGATTGATCTGGAGGTCGCAGGGTCCAGACTTGAAACAGGTTCATCCGCCAGAATTATATCCGGCTGTTGCATCAGGGCCCGTGCAATTCCCACACGCTGTTGCTGCCCTCCACTCAGGGTATCCGCCCTCTGTCCGTCTTTCTCTCCCAAACCCAGGTCCTTTAAAATCCCCTTGGCTCGCAAAATAGAATCTTTGGGGAAATAATTTACCACCCCCGCCCAGGATGAAAGATCTCCAAGGCTACCGGCCAACGCATTGGTTAAAACCGACGACCGGGAAACCAGATTGTAATGCTGAAAGATCATGCCTATCTTGCAACGCAGGCGGCGCAAATGCCCGGGGCGTGCAGAGGTAATTTCCTGCTCTCCCAAAAAAATCTTCCCGCCCGTGGGCTCCACCAG comes from Nitrospinota bacterium and encodes:
- a CDS encoding SxtJ family membrane protein, with product MNLPQVPTKMLRSFGFIMGGMLSLFTLVFAYKEMPKVAGPLAFIALCFILFALLAPRKLEKVHAGWMKFGAVVGNFNSKVILGFMFLVFFTIFRFFLIIFRKDFLKRDLDASRESYWENRETGEINVERYEKQY
- the phnC gene encoding phosphonate ABC transporter ATP-binding protein, producing the protein MPDILRVEELEKTYENGTQALRKVSLNIEPGEFVVILGKSGSGKSTLLRCINRLVEPTGGKIFLGEQEITSARPGHLRRLRCKIGMIFQHYNLVSRSSVLTNALAGSLGDLSSWAGVVNYFPKDSILRAKGILKDLGLGEKDGQRADTLSGGQQQRVGIARALMQQPDIILADEPVSSLDPATSRSIMNILRDINQKKGVTILCNLHLPELAREFGSRVLALKAGRVIYDGAPLHLDQKLESQLYESK